A single genomic interval of Dromiciops gliroides isolate mDroGli1 chromosome 1, mDroGli1.pri, whole genome shotgun sequence harbors:
- the LOC122749452 gene encoding 60S ribosomal protein L29-like encodes MAKSKNHTTHNQSRKWGAARKWHRNGIKKPRSQRYESLKGVDPKFLKHMRFAKKHSKKGLKKMQVNNAKAIKALSTKASKAKLLRHKMPKISKANAQCAGLKMATKFPGPKIIKPDSKVARTTDPKADKPTDPKVTKSDAKVIKSGPKVTKSTTKAAKSDPKTTKSDPKAAKSSDSKAAKPAESKPKDAGAKAASPKPSK; translated from the exons ATGGCTAAGTCTAAGAACCATACCACCCACAACCAATCaagaaaatggggggcagctag aaaatggcacagAAATGGCATCAAGAAACCTAGGTCACAGAGATACGAGTCTCTGAAAGGGGTTGACCCCAAGTTTCTGAAACACATGCGCTTTGCCAAGAAACACAGCAAGAAGGGACTGAAAAAGATGCAGGTCAACAATGCCAAAGCCATCAAGGCCCTGAGCACCAAGGCCTCCAAGGCCAAGCTCCTCAGGCACAAGATGCCCAAGATCTCCAAGGCCAATGCCCAGTGTGCTGGCCTCAAGATGGCCACCAAGTTTCCGGGCCCCAAGATCATTAAGCCTGACTCTAAGGTTGCCAGAACTACTGACCCAAAGGCCGACAAGCCTACTGACCCCAAGGTCACCAAGTCTGATGCCAAGGTCATTAAGTCCggccccaaggtcacaaagtctaCCACCAAGGCAGCCAAGTCAGATCCCAAGACAACTAAGTCTGATCCCAAGGCAGCCAAGTCTAGTGATTCTAAGGCTGCTAAGCCTGCTGAGTCCAAACCCAAAGATGCTGGGGCTAAAGCTGCAAGTCCCAAGCCTTCAAAATAG
- the SIGMAR1 gene encoding sigma non-opioid intracellular receptor 1, producing the protein MQWTKSSRALRVAVVLAVAAVLVQGIRIWLDSKRFVFQREEIAQLARQYAGLDHELAFSRLIVELRRLHPGHILADEDLQWVFVNAGGWMGSMCLLHASLSEYVLLFGTAIDTGGHSGRYWAEISDTIISGTFRQWREGTTKSEVYYPGDTIVHGPGEATAVQWGAGTWMVEYGRGFIPSTLGFALADTFFSTQDFLTLFYTLRAYSRALYLELTTYLSSQGH; encoded by the exons ATGCAGTGGACGAAGAGCTCGCGCGCCCTGCGAGTGGCCGTGGTGCTGGCCGTCGCGGCCGTGCTGGTGCAGGGCATCCGCATCTGGCTGGACTCCAAGCGCTTCGTCTTCCAGCGCGAGGAGATCGCGCAGCTGGCGCGCCAGTACGCCG GCCTGGATCATGAGCTGGCTTTCTCTCGTCTCATTGTGGAGCTCCGTCGCCTGCACCCAGGCCACATCCTGGCAGATGAAGACCTTCAGTGGGTGTTTGTGAACGCCGGCGGATGGATGGGCTCCATGTGCCTCTTGCACGCTTCACTCTCCGAGTACGTGCTGCTCTTCGGCACAGCCATCGACACTGGGGGCCACTCTG gACGGTACTGGGCTGAAATCTCAGACACAATCATCTCTGGAACCTTCCGCCAATGGAGGGAGGGGACAACGAAGAGTGAAGTTTACTACCCAG GAGACACCATTGTTCACGGGCCTGGGGAGGCCACCGCAGTGCAGTGGGGGGCTGGCACGTGGATGGTGGAGTACGGCCGGGGCTTCATCCCTTCCACCTTGGGCTTTGCACTGGCCGACACATTCTTCAGCACCCAGGACTTCCTCACACTCTTCTACACTCTCCGGGCCTATTCCCGGGCACTGTATCTGGAGCTCACCACCTACCTCTCCAGCCAGGGACATTGA